The sequence below is a genomic window from Nostoc flagelliforme CCNUN1.
CCCGTGTTTGTCGTCGCCACCGCCAACGACATCCAAGCTTTACCGCCGGAAATGCTCCGTAAAGGGCGATTTGATGAAATTTTCTTTGTGGGATTGCCCACCCAAGAAGAGAGAAAAGCAATTTATCATGTTCATTTATCCCGATTGCGCCCCCATAACTTAAAAAGTTATGACATCGAAAGGTTAGCTTATGAAACGCCCGATTTTTCTGGGGCAGAAATTGAGCAAACTTTAATTGAAGCGATGCACATTGGATTTAGCCAAAACCGCGACTTTGCTACTGACGACATTTTAGAAGCAGCCAGTCAGATCATACCCTTGGCGCGAACTGCTGTAGAGCAAATTCAGCAACTCCAAGAATGGGCTGCTGCTGGGAGAGCGCGTTTAGCATCTAAACACAATCCTTTAAGTGAACGCCTCCGGCGCACTACGTGAACGCATTTAGCAGTAGCTACAATAATTGGTTAGTTAATAATTATTAGTCAATAGTCAATAGTTGATCATGAATTACTATTGACTATTGACCACTGCTGATCAGGTTTTAACTATGTTGTCTGGCTTAACAAAGTTTATACTTGGGTTTTTCTTAGCGATCGCTGTCTTAATAGGTGGCAGCGCTGCAATTGCACTCTATTTCATGAATCGCACCGGCATAGCTCCTGCCAAACCCGTTTTTTCCAACGATAGTCCCTCGGTGAAAGCCCAAGCTCCCAAAGCAATTCAACCTGGAGGAGCTAAACCCACTCTTACACCTGGGACAAAGGCTGAATCGTCTCCAAGCTCAACCCCCGCTCCCACAGAATCACCAAAGGCTACCCCATCAGCAAAACCATTACCATCGGGAGCTTACCGAGGGCGTGTTACTTGGGCTGAAGGCTTGAGTTTGCGATCGCAACCAAATCAAGAAGCTGAAAAGATTGGTGGGGTTGCTTTTAATCAAAAAATTATTATTTTGGAACAAAGCCAAGATAAATCCTGGCAAAAGATCCGTTTGGAAGGTAGCGAACAAGAAGGTTGGGTGAAAGCAGGTAATACTCAAAAAGTTGATGAAAAACCAGAGGACACACAACAACCGGAGCGATAACAATAATCTACAACTTTTCCATAAATAAATTTAGTTGCTCTGAAACCCTTGCAAAAGCAGCTCCGCTCTCCCCTGCCTCTTCTGGTTAATTACTTGTAAAGAACCATACACAAAATAAACACAACACAGAGAAAGTCGTATAATTAGGTGTAGTCATAACTTGAAAAAAACAAGTGGAAACAGGGGTAGATAGCTATTTAACCAAGCTTGCCTCAGTCTACGAGGCATCCGAAAGCGTCAAGGTTCTTCCTAGCGTAGCTAATTTCAAATTCAAGAATTTGGAAAAGTTATATAGTGGTGCAGCGATGCATCTTTTATCCGTGGCACTGATTACGTGGCTCCTGAGTATCACTGGACAAGCTTTAGCACTTCAGAAAATAGGAAGTAATGGGGCTGAAGTTAGCAGTAGCCAGAGGTGTTTAAAAAAGTTAGGCTACTTTAACGGCCCGGTGAGTGGCAAGTTTGCTAGCTTGACTCAGAATGCTGTGATCAAATTCCAGCAAGCCAATAGAATCCCTGCTGATGGAGTTGTGGGTGCTAGTACTCAAAGAGCCTTGCAGCGAGCATGTCAAAGTAGAACTTCTAGCAGGAATACCAGTAGTGGTCAATATCCTGTTCTCTCTCAAGGCAAAACTGGTGCAGCGGTGACAAGGTTACAACAGCGTTTGCGGCAGTTAGGCTACTTGAATGCTAATCCCACTGGGAATTTTGGCCCAATGACTAGAGATGCTGTAATTGCATTCCAGCGAAATTATCGCATATCTGCTAATGGGATTGTGAATCGACAAACTTGGAACGCACTACTGGGTTCCTCTCCGACTCCAGGCAGATCAAGGCTCTCTACTCAACAAGTGAGAGAACTACAAGTGCGTTTGCGGCAGCTAGGTTATTTTAATACTGCTGCCACTGGGAATATTGGCGCAATGACGAGAGAAGCTGTCACCCAATTCCAGCGAAATTACCGCCTACCTGTTGATGGCATCGCCAATGCTCAAGTCTTGGAGTCAGTGCGTAGAGCCTCCACACCTGGATATGCTGTTCAACAACCAAGCAGAAGTTATCTGACTGTAGGCGATCAAGGAGAGAAT
It includes:
- a CDS encoding SH3 domain-containing protein, translating into MLSGLTKFILGFFLAIAVLIGGSAAIALYFMNRTGIAPAKPVFSNDSPSVKAQAPKAIQPGGAKPTLTPGTKAESSPSSTPAPTESPKATPSAKPLPSGAYRGRVTWAEGLSLRSQPNQEAEKIGGVAFNQKIIILEQSQDKSWQKIRLEGSEQEGWVKAGNTQKVDEKPEDTQQPER
- a CDS encoding peptidoglycan-binding domain-containing protein; translated protein: METGVDSYLTKLASVYEASESVKVLPSVANFKFKNLEKLYSGAAMHLLSVALITWLLSITGQALALQKIGSNGAEVSSSQRCLKKLGYFNGPVSGKFASLTQNAVIKFQQANRIPADGVVGASTQRALQRACQSRTSSRNTSSGQYPVLSQGKTGAAVTRLQQRLRQLGYLNANPTGNFGPMTRDAVIAFQRNYRISANGIVNRQTWNALLGSSPTPGRSRLSTQQVRELQVRLRQLGYFNTAATGNIGAMTREAVTQFQRNYRLPVDGIANAQVLESVRRASTPGYAVQQPSRSYLTVGDQGENVRLVQERLSQLGFSNTNPDGVFNDYTRESVIAFQQSSRLNSTGNVDWQTWEALGLNSSNGGNSTENNGYVFAETNDYVAPPNNRYLPPTNNVMPITNGNTLVANNPYRVIVPISNNDTLSKVQQYIPNAVTEQSHLGDYVNAGAFSDRAQAETLTKKLRSLGIDARVKFN